CGTCATATTCGTCCCGGTTTGAAGCGACGGGAATCAACGCAGGACGCCCCTTCACCCTGACGAAATCCCCCTCCTGAAACTGCGGGTCCTCGTCTCCCGGCATCCGGACAACAACCTTCACCCTGTCCGAAACCCTTGTCGTCTGGCCATCTTCAAACACCTCATTCACCCGCAAACGCAGACGAGCCGTGCCATTCCACGCGACCGGGCGGCCATCGACGACTCCGGAGAGAATCACATCCCGCCCGACCCACGAAAGCAGCGATGGTGACGGGGCGAGCCGGTATGATGCCGAGGCGTGAAACGCGAACGCGCTGAACACCGCCGTCAGATAACATGCCGCTGAAAAAAGGGAAACCGTGCCCGCTGGATGCCGTTTGCGACTGACAAAAAGCAGCAACGCCGTCACGATGCACGATGCGATGGCGACGCCAAACCAGGCAACGGGAGAAACAGGCAAAAAAATGGCAGCCATGATCCCCGCAACAGCGCAGGCAAGCAGTCGCACCGAAGGATAGGCCGAAAGGAAATACCGCACAATCAGGGGTTTATGACGGTTATTTCAGAAGTTATGCAATCGTATAATTTAGTATATTCCGGTCATTTTCTGTTCAACCAGCAAAAATTCACACCCGGATGCTTGTCAAAGAGATTTTCGATGCACGAACCGAACCGGTATTCAGCCTGGAATTTTTCCCCCCGAAAAAGCAGGACGACTGGGACAAACTCTTTGAAACCATCTCGAACCTCTTCCCTCTCGATCCCTCGTATGTGAGCGTTACCTATGGCGCGGGCGGTTCAACGCGAGAACGCACACACAATCTGGTTACGCGGATTCAGCAAGAGACCGGCCTGACGGTGGTTTCGCACCTCACCTGTATCGGCGCTGAGAAGAGCGAAATCGAAAGCGTCCTGCAAAACTATCGGGAGCACGGCATCACCAACGTGCTGGCCCTGCGCGGCGACAAACCCGCCGACATCACGACGCTTGAAGAGGCGACCAAAGACTTTCCACACGCCATCGACCTGGTAAAATTCATCAAGGAGAATTTCCCGGAAATGGGCATCGGCGTCGCAGGCTTCCCCGAAGGCCACCCCGAAACGCCGAACCGGATGAAGGAGCTGGAATTCCTCAAAGAGAAGGTTGACGCGGGCGCGGACTACATCGTCACGCAGCTCTTCTTCGACAACCACGACTATTTCGACTACGTCGAGCGCTGCGAGCTGGCAGGCATCACCGTGCCGATCATCCCCGGCATCATGCCGATCATGAGCAAAAAAGGGATGATCCGCATGTGCGAACTCGCCCTCGGCTCAAGAATCCCGTCAAAGCTGTTGCGCAAAGTACTCGAGGCGGCGGATGACAAAGAGGTCGCCGAAATCGGCGTCGAATGGGCCACCAACCAGGTGCAGGAACTGCTGGATCACAAAGTCAAGGGCGTCCACTTCTACACTCTCAACCTCTCCGAAGCCACGCTGAAGATTTTCCGGAATCTGAAGCGAGGGTAAGTAATCATGGTTCTTCGCAGAATTTCGTGGGTGGCATGAAGGATGCTCACATGACCATCCCTGATAAACAAGTTTAACAGTTCAGTCAAAGAAATTTATAACTCATCATATGATAAAGAGTTAAGGTGATTTATCCTTTGGCCGGACACTCTTTGCAGAGCGCATTCGTTTTGGCCGTGCCTCAGTCGATTGACCCATATTCACCATTTACCCACGATAATCTGAGAAGAGCCAATTATTTAAACCCAATCGCCGGATAACCCACCCAATGCCTCTGCGTAGCAATCGCCGTCTCCCCCATCCCCAAATCATCGACTTGCAGATGCGGCTGGCTGATGCTTGTAGCGTAGGCTATCGGCACTCCCGATAACGGAGCGCTTTTTTCGAGCTTCTGGAGATCGAGCGCCGTCAACAAGCCGACAGGAATGGCAAAGCGGCCACACCAGCTCCATCGGGATTTTTTGAAATCATTGGGATCGGTTGTTGAAGCATAAAACCGGGCGATGTTCTTTTCGGTCAATTCTGACTCGAAACTATGGCTGATAATTTCCCGGTCATGCGCCTCGGCCAGCGCGTTTGCTTTGCCGCCGGTTCCGTAATACGCGAAGTTGCGCCCATCCCAATCCTCATCGCCGTAATGCACAGCATCGGACGAAATGAGCAAGGCAACATCTTTTCCCCAGCGCAAATTATTTTTTTTCATCACGGCAAACAACGCCTTGGCAAAATGCTGACTGACGATCTGCATCCGTTCAAAATCCATGAAAGGCACCAGAATGCTGATGATTTCAACATTCCTGTTCTGGTATTGCAGAAACGGAATCAGCGCCTCAACGGAATATTCCTCGCTCTGCATCGGATCGTGCACAATCGCCATGCCGCGGGGCAAGCGTTCGAGAATTTCATCCCGCAGCGGAGAAACTTTCACGTTTCCGTACGGGCCGCGCCATGAGCTGAAGCTGTCGAAGATGAGTTGATTTTCGAGATGATAGCGCCACGCGGTATGGGCGACGCCAAAGATGATGACCGTCTTTGCCTTGATATTCTGCAGTACGGCTGGATAGAGCCAGCCCGCGTAAGTATAATCGTCGTGCGGACAGATCGCCGCCCGCCACGCCGTTCCCGCCGGTTGCTGCGTTCGAACCAGATCATCGTGATTCAGCGCCCTAATTCGCGCCATCACTGAATCCATCTGCCAGGCCCGATGCGCAAACCCAACCGTATCAGCCAGGGCGCGTGTCGATGGTTCAGCATCAGTTCGGGCAAACAATGAGCTGCTCGCGAGAATCATCCCGAAAAACAGGCATATCGAAATAACGGTGCGCATTTCAGTTCGCTTTATCATGCTTCTGCATGGTGAACGGTGGCGCTTTCGCAAAATGTCAATGGACGGAAGTGAACGTGAAGCATTGTTATCCACCTCGTCCATTTGATCGCTCTTACAGTTCGTTCTGCACGAGCTGTTCGTAGGTTTCGCGGCGGCGGGTCAGCGTGACTTCGTCGCCATCGACCATCACCTCGGCTGGACGGAGACGGCCGTTGTAGTTGCTGCTCATCACCGCGCCGTATGCGCCGGATGAGAGCACGGCGAGGAGTTCGCCTTCCGGGGCGTCGTCGATGGTGCGGTGGCGAGCAAAGAAGTCGCTCGATTCGCAGATCGGACCAACCACGTCGGCTACGACACTCCTGTCATGCTGTTTGACCGAGAGCACTTCATGGTGCGACTGGTAAAGCGCCGGACGGATCAGCTCGGTCATACCTGCATCGACAATGAAAAACTCCTTGCCGATCTGGTTTTTCTTGCGGTACAGAATCTTGGTCACAATCACCGAAGCGTTGGCCGCAATGAACCGGCCTGGCTCGAAAATGACCGTCACGCCCTTGTCCTGGAGCATCGGAATGAGCTTTTCGGCAAATTTCGTGATCGGCGGGGCGGGTTTCTGCGGATCATAGGTCACCGGGAAACCACCACCGAGATCGAGCCATTTGATGTCGAAACCGAGGTGCCGCGCCGATTCGAGCACTTCGAGCAGCTTCTGCGTGGCGGCGACATAGTACTCCGGATCGAAAATCTGCGAGCCGATGTGCATGTCGAGGCCGTGCAGTTCAAGGTTCGGCAGCGTTTTGAACAGCTCGAACACCTCGCCAAGTCCGGCTTCATCGATACCGAACTTCTCCTTGCTGTCGCCGGTGGTGATATACGGATGAGTCTCGGCGGTGACGTTGGGGTTGATCCTGACACCGACCTGCGCAACCTTGCCGAGGTGCTCGGCGACGCTGTTGATCGCCTTGAGCTCGGAGATCGACTCGGCCTTGATCATCATCACGCCCGAGGTTAGGCCATACTTGATTTCCGCCTCGCTCTTGCCGACGCCGGCCATGATGATTTTGTTGGCAGGAACTCCGGCTGTGAGGGCGCGGTAAAGTTCGCCGCCGGAGTTGACATCGCAGCCACACCCCTCTTCGGCAAGCGTGCGGATAACAGCAAGGTTGAAGTTCGCTTTGACCGAGTAGCAGGTGAAGTGCGGCAGAGAGGCAAAAGCCTCCTCGAACGAGCGGTACTGACTGACCAGGCTCTGCCGGCTGGTCACGAAAAGCGGAGTTCCGAACTGTCGGGCAAGCTCGTCGAGCGCGACCGATT
The nucleotide sequence above comes from Chlorobaculum tepidum TLS. Encoded proteins:
- the metF gene encoding methylenetetrahydrofolate reductase [NAD(P)H], with the translated sequence MLVKEIFDARTEPVFSLEFFPPKKQDDWDKLFETISNLFPLDPSYVSVTYGAGGSTRERTHNLVTRIQQETGLTVVSHLTCIGAEKSEIESVLQNYREHGITNVLALRGDKPADITTLEEATKDFPHAIDLVKFIKENFPEMGIGVAGFPEGHPETPNRMKELEFLKEKVDAGADYIVTQLFFDNHDYFDYVERCELAGITVPIIPGIMPIMSKKGMIRMCELALGSRIPSKLLRKVLEAADDKEVAEIGVEWATNQVQELLDHKVKGVHFYTLNLSEATLKIFRNLKRG
- the amrB gene encoding AmmeMemoRadiSam system protein B, with the translated sequence MDEVDNNASRSLPSIDILRKRHRSPCRSMIKRTEMRTVISICLFFGMILASSSLFARTDAEPSTRALADTVGFAHRAWQMDSVMARIRALNHDDLVRTQQPAGTAWRAAICPHDDYTYAGWLYPAVLQNIKAKTVIIFGVAHTAWRYHLENQLIFDSFSSWRGPYGNVKVSPLRDEILERLPRGMAIVHDPMQSEEYSVEALIPFLQYQNRNVEIISILVPFMDFERMQIVSQHFAKALFAVMKKNNLRWGKDVALLISSDAVHYGDEDWDGRNFAYYGTGGKANALAEAHDREIISHSFESELTEKNIARFYASTTDPNDFKKSRWSWCGRFAIPVGLLTALDLQKLEKSAPLSGVPIAYATSISQPHLQVDDLGMGETAIATQRHWVGYPAIGFK
- the lysA gene encoding diaminopimelate decarboxylase; this translates as MLDSHFFSFSDGILCCESVALDELARQFGTPLFVTSRQSLVSQYRSFEEAFASLPHFTCYSVKANFNLAVIRTLAEEGCGCDVNSGGELYRALTAGVPANKIIMAGVGKSEAEIKYGLTSGVMMIKAESISELKAINSVAEHLGKVAQVGVRINPNVTAETHPYITTGDSKEKFGIDEAGLGEVFELFKTLPNLELHGLDMHIGSQIFDPEYYVAATQKLLEVLESARHLGFDIKWLDLGGGFPVTYDPQKPAPPITKFAEKLIPMLQDKGVTVIFEPGRFIAANASVIVTKILYRKKNQIGKEFFIVDAGMTELIRPALYQSHHEVLSVKQHDRSVVADVVGPICESSDFFARHRTIDDAPEGELLAVLSSGAYGAVMSSNYNGRLRPAEVMVDGDEVTLTRRRETYEQLVQNEL